One genomic window of Halolamina sediminis includes the following:
- a CDS encoding DUF7545 family protein, whose translation MTDTKTFTVEGPDGETDSVDVPPVMLELMRDGDEPDAEILADIVLQAFAQQAHARVHHAEGGVANEIEDANETLEELFEDRFGISLADAMGHQH comes from the coding sequence ATGACCGATACGAAGACGTTCACGGTCGAAGGCCCCGACGGCGAAACCGACAGTGTCGACGTGCCGCCCGTGATGCTCGAGCTGATGCGCGACGGCGACGAGCCCGACGCCGAGATCCTCGCGGACATCGTGCTGCAGGCGTTCGCCCAGCAGGCTCACGCCCGCGTCCACCACGCCGAGGGCGGCGTCGCGAACGAGATCGAGGACGCAAACGAGACGCTCGAAGAGTTGTTCGAGGACCGCTTCGGTATCTCGCTGGCCGACGCGATGGGCCACCAGCACTAA
- a CDS encoding NAD(P)/FAD-dependent oxidoreductase — protein sequence MSDTVEEAAEHRRLIIAGTGIAGLTAAIYAGRSNNEPLVFEGDEPGGQLTLTTEVDNYPGFPEGISGPDLVNNMKEQAERFGAELDHGIVVDVTPLGEADGTDGSPFRVEMRDGDVYTCDAFIAASGASARTLGVPGEDELMGYGLSTCATCDGAFFRDEDMLVIGGGDAAMEEANFLTKFADTVYIAHRREEFRAEDYWIDRIMDKVDDGDVEILWNTELTELHGTPDDGIDHASLVRHPDGHPKEKFEAGDDSVEAFEMDVGAVFYAIGHTPNTDYLDDTGVELDDEGYIVTEGGRDGGQTATGVAGLFGAGDVVDHHYQQAVTAAGMGSEAALDADDWLEQRERAGELGVDATPEAATGDD from the coding sequence ATGAGCGACACCGTCGAGGAAGCGGCCGAACACCGTCGCCTGATCATCGCCGGTACGGGGATCGCGGGGCTGACCGCGGCGATCTACGCCGGCCGATCGAACAACGAACCGCTGGTGTTCGAGGGGGACGAGCCGGGCGGCCAGCTCACTCTCACCACCGAGGTCGATAACTACCCCGGATTCCCCGAGGGGATCTCCGGGCCCGACCTCGTGAACAACATGAAGGAGCAGGCCGAGCGCTTCGGCGCCGAACTCGATCACGGGATCGTCGTCGACGTGACGCCGCTGGGCGAGGCGGACGGCACCGACGGCTCGCCGTTCCGTGTGGAGATGCGCGACGGCGACGTGTACACCTGCGACGCGTTCATCGCCGCCTCGGGCGCCTCCGCGCGGACGCTTGGCGTCCCCGGCGAGGACGAACTGATGGGGTACGGGCTCTCGACGTGTGCCACCTGCGACGGCGCGTTCTTCCGCGACGAGGACATGCTCGTGATCGGCGGCGGCGACGCCGCGATGGAGGAGGCGAACTTCCTCACCAAGTTCGCCGACACCGTCTACATCGCCCACCGCCGCGAGGAGTTCCGCGCCGAGGATTACTGGATCGACCGCATCATGGACAAGGTCGACGACGGCGACGTGGAGATCCTCTGGAACACCGAACTGACGGAGCTCCACGGCACCCCCGACGACGGGATCGACCACGCCAGCCTCGTCCGCCACCCGGACGGCCACCCAAAGGAGAAGTTCGAAGCCGGCGACGACAGCGTCGAGGCGTTCGAGATGGACGTGGGCGCGGTGTTCTACGCCATCGGCCACACGCCGAACACGGACTACCTCGACGACACGGGCGTCGAACTCGACGACGAGGGGTACATCGTCACCGAGGGCGGGCGTGACGGTGGACAGACCGCGACCGGCGTGGCGGGGCTGTTCGGCGCCGGCGACGTGGTCGACCACCACTACCAGCAGGCGGTCACCGCCGCCGGGATGGGGAGCGAGGCCGCACTCGACGCCGACGACTGGCTGGAACAGCGGGAACGCGCCGGCGAACTCGGCGTCGACGCAACGCCCGAGGCCGCCACGGGCGACGACTAA
- a CDS encoding DUF357 domain-containing protein: MPADLAEKTDRYGEMLADALDAAEPAAPPGTPLGEAAAETYEMADSYLDDGRHFREADDPVNALASFSYGYGWLDAGVRFGLFEIPEDTELFTTDAGGE, from the coding sequence ATGCCCGCCGACCTCGCGGAGAAGACCGACCGCTACGGCGAGATGCTCGCGGATGCCCTCGACGCCGCCGAGCCCGCGGCGCCGCCGGGCACGCCGCTGGGGGAAGCCGCCGCCGAGACGTACGAGATGGCCGACTCCTACCTCGACGACGGCCGGCACTTCCGCGAGGCCGACGACCCCGTGAACGCGCTGGCGTCGTTCTCCTACGGCTACGGCTGGCTCGACGCCGGCGTCAGGTTCGGTCTGTTCGAGATTCCGGAAGACACGGAGTTGTTCACGACCGACGCGGGCGGTGAATAG
- the cysS gene encoding cysteine--tRNA ligase — MTLSLTDTLSGDREEFEPSGDAVLLYVCGLTVSDDPHLGHARLWVQADILHRWLAHEGYDVRHVENVTDVNEKITARVGEREEWESEADVARHYTDEVLSRMRDLNLLRAEVYPRVSEHVPEIVELVETLIGQGYAYESNGSVYFDVSEFEGYGKLSNQTVGELEEQGDPDERSEKRNPADFALWKAGGVGTDAVEEHRKHEHDGELPDGQTWESPWGEGRPGWHIECSAMSMTHLGDTLDIHMGGQDLVFPHHENEIAQSEAATGERFANYWLHVGFMQAGSEKMSSSLGNYFTVGDAVREFGTNVLRTFYASAEYRSQQAYTEETIEEARRRWERLARAYETAVAHADSADAVTKTADEEFRDDLAAARAGFEAAMNDDLNAREAMAELLEVATAVNRHVEAGAPYDYRALRDAIEFFEEYGEGVFGLQFGDVTEGEAEIAEDLVELVLDVREAERDAGNYERADDLRDRLAALGVEVEDGDDGAAYRFE; from the coding sequence ATGACCCTGTCGTTGACCGACACCCTGTCGGGCGATCGCGAGGAGTTCGAGCCGAGCGGCGACGCGGTTCTGCTGTACGTCTGCGGGCTGACGGTCTCCGACGACCCCCACCTCGGCCACGCCCGTCTCTGGGTGCAGGCGGACATCCTCCACCGCTGGCTCGCCCACGAGGGGTACGACGTGCGCCACGTCGAGAACGTCACCGACGTGAACGAGAAGATCACGGCCCGCGTCGGCGAGCGCGAAGAGTGGGAGAGCGAGGCCGACGTGGCCCGCCACTACACCGACGAGGTGCTCTCCCGGATGCGGGACCTGAACCTCCTGCGCGCGGAGGTGTACCCCCGCGTCTCCGAGCACGTTCCGGAGATCGTCGAGCTCGTGGAGACGCTGATCGGGCAGGGGTACGCCTACGAGTCCAACGGCTCGGTGTACTTCGACGTGAGCGAGTTCGAGGGGTACGGGAAGCTCTCGAACCAGACCGTCGGCGAGCTCGAGGAGCAGGGCGACCCCGACGAGCGCAGCGAGAAGCGCAACCCCGCGGATTTCGCACTGTGGAAGGCCGGCGGCGTCGGCACCGACGCGGTCGAGGAACACCGCAAGCACGAGCACGACGGCGAACTCCCCGATGGCCAGACGTGGGAGTCGCCGTGGGGCGAGGGGCGTCCCGGCTGGCACATCGAGTGCTCCGCGATGTCGATGACCCACCTCGGCGACACGCTCGACATCCACATGGGCGGGCAGGACCTCGTCTTCCCCCACCACGAGAACGAGATCGCCCAGAGCGAGGCCGCGACCGGGGAGCGCTTCGCGAACTACTGGCTCCACGTCGGCTTCATGCAGGCCGGCAGTGAGAAGATGTCCTCCTCGCTGGGCAACTACTTCACCGTCGGCGACGCCGTCCGCGAGTTCGGTACCAACGTCCTCCGGACGTTCTACGCCTCCGCGGAGTACCGTTCCCAGCAGGCGTACACCGAGGAGACGATCGAGGAGGCCCGCCGGCGCTGGGAGCGACTGGCGCGGGCCTACGAGACCGCCGTCGCCCACGCCGACAGCGCCGACGCAGTCACCAAGACGGCGGACGAGGAGTTCCGCGACGACCTCGCCGCGGCCCGCGCGGGCTTCGAGGCGGCGATGAACGACGACCTCAACGCCCGGGAGGCGATGGCGGAACTGCTCGAAGTCGCGACGGCGGTGAACCGCCACGTCGAGGCAGGCGCTCCCTACGACTACCGTGCGCTCCGTGACGCGATCGAGTTCTTCGAGGAGTACGGCGAGGGCGTGTTCGGTCTCCAGTTCGGCGACGTGACCGAGGGAGAGGCCGAGATCGCCGAGGACCTCGTGGAACTAGTGCTTGACGTGCGCGAGGCGGAGCGCGATGCCGGGAACTACGAACGCGCCGACGACCTCCGCGACCGACTGGCGGCGCTGGGCGTCGAAGTCGAGGACGGCGACGACGGGGCAGCGTACCGCTTCGAGTAG
- a CDS encoding DUF7523 family protein, producing the protein MSTAAATRDAVREQPFLLLSLRAGVLNYTAAAEFLDVEGADDTDAVATALRRFADELPDFETADNDARVRMESGVGVVDSGNEEATDPLLSLGGVAVSPDAGSMTAVVATGEVGTTVLGAVCARLDAEAIDAAAAAVAEGTLLVVVDRREGVAALRAVEDALARVPA; encoded by the coding sequence ATGTCCACCGCAGCCGCCACCCGCGACGCGGTCCGCGAGCAGCCGTTCCTCCTGCTCTCGCTCCGTGCCGGCGTGCTCAACTACACCGCCGCCGCCGAGTTCCTCGACGTGGAGGGCGCCGACGACACCGACGCCGTCGCGACTGCGCTCCGACGGTTCGCCGACGAGCTCCCCGACTTCGAAACGGCCGACAACGACGCCCGCGTCCGGATGGAGAGCGGCGTCGGCGTCGTCGACTCGGGCAACGAGGAGGCCACAGATCCGTTGCTCTCGCTCGGCGGCGTCGCCGTCAGCCCGGACGCGGGGTCGATGACGGCCGTCGTCGCGACGGGTGAGGTCGGCACGACCGTGCTCGGGGCAGTCTGTGCTCGTCTCGACGCCGAGGCGATCGACGCCGCGGCGGCGGCAGTCGCCGAGGGGACGCTGCTGGTCGTCGTCGATCGACGGGAGGGGGTGGCGGCGCTCCGAGCGGTCGAGGACGCGCTCGCCCGGGTGCCCGCCTGA
- a CDS encoding DUF7524 family protein encodes MSALEIHLNRERPRVIDAPGSFVADGPFDVALVNHGGGAHVHLALDEPLARAARLRTETEYVDRETTASVGVEVADLDEPVTGTLTVSTGYGNESEHIELRVEPSRAEGYGIDVDEDLGQPQSEPSIREALDAESVGLLVLAGGALLAAVGVAVLIESSIVVAAAALVALVTVVGVVVALM; translated from the coding sequence GTGTCGGCACTCGAGATCCACCTCAACCGGGAGCGCCCCCGGGTCATCGACGCGCCGGGGTCGTTCGTGGCCGACGGCCCGTTCGACGTGGCGCTCGTGAACCACGGCGGCGGGGCCCACGTCCACCTCGCGCTCGACGAGCCGCTGGCGCGAGCGGCTCGGCTCCGGACGGAGACGGAGTACGTCGACCGGGAGACGACGGCCAGCGTCGGGGTGGAAGTCGCCGACCTCGACGAGCCAGTCACGGGGACGCTCACGGTGTCGACGGGCTACGGGAACGAGAGCGAGCATATCGAGCTCCGGGTGGAACCGTCCCGTGCCGAGGGGTACGGGATCGACGTCGACGAGGATCTCGGGCAGCCGCAGTCCGAGCCGTCGATCCGGGAGGCGCTCGACGCCGAGTCGGTCGGCCTGCTGGTGCTCGCCGGCGGCGCGCTGCTCGCGGCGGTCGGCGTCGCGGTGCTGATCGAGAGTTCGATCGTCGTCGCCGCCGCGGCGTTGGTGGCGCTCGTCACCGTCGTCGGGGTCGTCGTGGCGTTGATGTGA
- a CDS encoding OsmC family protein, whose protein sequence is MSKQVTTVSEDGYASTTEIRDFSVDIDPGGESAPDTLESLLASYGACYVPALRVGAKQRDVGELGEIELSITGELNDDDKLESVQFDIAVGADVTEEEGAEAIDRAFDLCKVHDALKSDLHAETTFEGDAF, encoded by the coding sequence ATGAGCAAACAAGTCACCACTGTCTCCGAGGACGGGTACGCGTCGACAACCGAGATCCGCGACTTCTCCGTCGACATCGACCCCGGCGGCGAGTCCGCGCCCGACACGCTCGAGTCGCTGCTCGCCTCCTACGGCGCCTGCTACGTGCCGGCGCTGCGCGTCGGCGCCAAGCAGCGCGACGTGGGCGAACTCGGCGAGATCGAGCTCTCGATCACGGGCGAACTCAACGACGACGACAAGCTCGAAAGCGTCCAGTTCGACATCGCCGTCGGCGCCGACGTGACCGAAGAGGAGGGCGCGGAGGCGATCGACCGCGCGTTCGACCTCTGTAAGGTCCACGACGCGCTCAAGAGCGACCTCCACGCCGAGACGACGTTCGAAGGCGACGCGTTCTGA
- a CDS encoding metal-dependent hydrolase produces the protein MTFELAWHGHSTWAVTVDDTELLIDPFFDNPKTDTDPEELDPDHVLITHGHADHIGDADRFGGSHFVSTPEITGYLADNYGIEDSTGMNLGGTVELGDAFVTMVRADHTNGLDTGYGASGGMPAGFVISDKKPTQEADADSTAFYHAGDTSLHSEMKDVIAPFLEPDAAAVPAGDHFTMGPAQAAIAVDWINPDVAFPMHYDTFPPIEIDTDEFVREVKATGSDTEVVVLGGDERYTLAE, from the coding sequence ATGACCTTCGAACTCGCTTGGCACGGCCACTCGACCTGGGCAGTGACCGTCGACGACACCGAACTCCTGATCGACCCGTTCTTCGACAACCCCAAGACCGACACCGATCCGGAGGAGCTGGACCCGGATCACGTCCTCATCACGCACGGCCACGCCGATCACATCGGCGACGCCGACCGCTTCGGGGGGAGCCACTTCGTCTCGACGCCGGAGATCACGGGCTATCTCGCGGACAACTACGGCATCGAGGACTCGACGGGAATGAACCTCGGCGGCACGGTCGAGCTCGGCGACGCGTTCGTCACGATGGTGCGTGCCGACCACACTAACGGGCTCGACACTGGGTACGGCGCCTCCGGGGGCATGCCCGCCGGCTTCGTGATCAGCGACAAGAAGCCGACACAGGAGGCCGACGCCGACAGCACGGCGTTCTACCACGCCGGCGACACGTCGCTCCACTCCGAGATGAAAGACGTGATCGCGCCGTTCCTCGAACCCGACGCCGCCGCGGTTCCCGCCGGCGACCACTTCACGATGGGGCCGGCACAGGCCGCGATCGCGGTCGACTGGATCAACCCCGACGTGGCGTTCCCGATGCACTACGACACGTTCCCGCCGATCGAGATCGACACCGACGAGTTCGTTCGCGAAGTGAAAGCGACGGGCAGCGACACCGAAGTAGTCGTCCTCGGCGGCGACGAGCGCTACACGCTAGCCGAGTAG
- a CDS encoding halocyanin domain-containing protein, giving the protein MFDPGAESGSSGSSGTADFGGWFDGVGNYDGVVDRTGEDEVTVQVGSQANDGAFGFGPAAISVSSGTTVTWEWTGDGGSHDVQADDGSFASELTDEAGHTFSHTFDNTGTTKYYCMPHKTMGMKGAVVVE; this is encoded by the coding sequence GTGTTCGACCCCGGCGCCGAAAGCGGGAGCAGCGGCTCTTCCGGCACCGCCGACTTCGGCGGCTGGTTCGACGGCGTCGGGAACTACGACGGCGTCGTCGACCGGACGGGCGAGGACGAAGTGACCGTCCAGGTCGGCTCGCAGGCCAACGACGGCGCGTTCGGCTTCGGCCCGGCCGCCATCTCGGTCTCCTCCGGAACGACCGTCACTTGGGAGTGGACCGGCGACGGCGGCAGCCACGACGTGCAGGCCGACGACGGCAGCTTCGCCAGTGAGCTGACCGACGAGGCCGGCCACACGTTCAGCCACACGTTCGACAACACCGGGACGACGAAGTACTACTGCATGCCCCACAAGACGATGGGGATGAAGGGCGCTGTGGTCGTCGAGTAA
- a CDS encoding XdhC family protein produces the protein MGVHRRAADLTDEGETVAIATVTEVEGSAPRGPGATMLVRENGEIEGTIGGGTVEALTKEAALEAIAEREPRTERWELTRDGNTGMVCGGEMAVFINVLVGAPELVIAGAGHIAVPLSRLADEMGYDTFVVDDREGYADPERFPAAETFTGDYDEGIAAFGVGSNTAVAIASRSGTFDRIAAAEALERGAYYVGLVASEEKAEHVREGLREDGIDDDAMERLHAPVGIEVGGGAPEDVALSILAQLNRVRHGLPAEL, from the coding sequence ATGGGAGTCCACCGACGGGCGGCCGACCTCACCGACGAGGGGGAGACGGTGGCGATCGCCACGGTGACCGAGGTCGAGGGCAGCGCCCCCCGCGGGCCCGGCGCGACGATGCTCGTCCGGGAGAACGGCGAGATCGAGGGCACCATCGGCGGCGGCACCGTCGAGGCGCTCACGAAGGAGGCCGCCCTCGAAGCGATCGCCGAACGGGAACCGCGGACCGAACGCTGGGAGCTCACCCGCGACGGCAACACGGGGATGGTCTGCGGGGGCGAGATGGCCGTGTTCATCAACGTGCTCGTCGGTGCGCCGGAACTCGTGATCGCGGGAGCGGGCCACATCGCCGTTCCCCTCTCGCGGCTGGCCGACGAGATGGGGTACGACACGTTCGTCGTCGACGACCGGGAGGGGTACGCCGACCCCGAGCGCTTCCCCGCGGCCGAGACGTTCACTGGCGACTACGACGAGGGGATCGCGGCGTTCGGCGTCGGCTCGAATACCGCGGTCGCGATCGCCAGCCGGAGCGGCACGTTCGACCGGATCGCCGCGGCCGAAGCGCTCGAACGCGGTGCGTACTACGTCGGGCTCGTGGCCTCCGAGGAGAAGGCCGAACACGTCCGGGAGGGGCTCCGTGAGGACGGGATCGACGACGACGCGATGGAACGCCTCCACGCCCCCGTGGGGATCGAGGTCGGCGGTGGCGCCCCCGAGGACGTGGCGCTGTCGATCCTCGCACAGCTCAACCGCGTCCGGCACGGGCTCCCCGCCGAACTCTGA
- a CDS encoding nucleotidyltransferase family protein — MTVHPDERGAEALHLLGVITAAGASTRMGGFPKPLLTVDGQRFVERLIEQYERVGVEPVVVVGYEAAEVRARADLSGATVIENDRYEAGMLTSVRAGVREARARDADGLLLSPVDYPLIPAAAVRSVAEAFAADPEADVIQPATDGERGHPPLFAASTFDALLNDPATEERGARAVVYADGTDTRTVDVDDERVFVDIDTPAEYWEAVKTYT; from the coding sequence ATGACCGTTCACCCCGACGAGCGCGGCGCCGAGGCGCTTCACCTGCTCGGAGTGATCACCGCCGCGGGGGCGTCGACACGGATGGGGGGGTTCCCGAAGCCGCTACTGACGGTCGACGGCCAGCGGTTCGTCGAGCGGCTGATCGAGCAGTACGAGCGAGTCGGCGTCGAGCCGGTGGTCGTGGTGGGGTACGAGGCTGCGGAAGTCCGAGCCCGGGCAGATCTCTCGGGTGCGACGGTGATCGAGAACGATCGGTACGAGGCGGGGATGCTCACGTCGGTCCGAGCCGGCGTCCGCGAGGCGCGGGCACGCGACGCCGACGGCCTGCTGCTCTCGCCGGTCGACTATCCCCTGATCCCGGCAGCGGCCGTCCGCTCCGTCGCCGAGGCGTTCGCCGCCGACCCCGAGGCGGACGTAATCCAGCCGGCCACCGACGGCGAGCGCGGGCACCCGCCGCTGTTCGCCGCCTCGACGTTCGACGCGCTGCTGAACGATCCGGCGACCGAGGAACGGGGAGCACGAGCGGTCGTCTACGCCGACGGCACCGACACGCGGACGGTCGACGTGGACGACGAGCGCGTATTCGTGGATATCGACACGCCCGCAGAGTACTGGGAGGCAGTCAAGACGTACACGTAG
- a CDS encoding ABC transporter substrate-binding protein, whose product MSDLTKQGDNGHPKMNRRRWLQGLGIAGAAGLAGCTGGQDTDTPTATSTEPDPNATEPDTPTATERQELPERTGPYQRTIANAASTLNPLYNNVDGVGTLIGYTMDMGYTFMPGTEFLPQLYDLSSDNGEVWVAEVRDNLMFGGEYERQVTAEDFVYQVQEIHQGGWAGTPDAPNWPSEYNIEQTGELEFQIELPDANVLYPESYEPLLYAIPKEIMEPYVAEEDAEGLQQDDDLLELTFTGNLGAYELDEWDRGSAQIFSRNDEYYLRDATDVDPLFEEAPYFEGIESEVVQEEASRLGALETGESDVAGLPPNRVSEFQQMESVDVNITPTPFQSLITWNMRDNGWNTGPGNLFREQSFRQGLACAVSKDQIVEGIYRGFADPAYTFQPEWSTFYPEDDSAIEQFGTGDLYGGEPARSRIRDAIEDTDYSYDGQGRLLNPDGDQCTITLHHSASSNTNQSLAEFIAQEYEENAGIVVETTATQSSQFLTNYFQQEAPEGETEWNAGPFNRGPRDVTSAESWDMSVIYGYNTYPLNPTVSDVFFLQDGSTNPQGYYPQWDAEGLYQQANNATSRDELADAMKEIFVNLNQAQPIGMLTFSADTVGYAADIEGPIEDFFSGWDFPAWYRDN is encoded by the coding sequence ATGTCTGACCTTACCAAGCAAGGCGACAACGGCCACCCGAAGATGAACCGACGACGGTGGCTCCAGGGACTCGGAATCGCGGGAGCAGCCGGCCTCGCCGGCTGTACGGGCGGGCAGGACACTGATACGCCGACGGCGACCTCGACCGAGCCGGACCCGAACGCCACGGAGCCGGACACCCCGACGGCGACCGAGCGCCAGGAACTGCCCGAGCGCACGGGGCCGTACCAGCGGACGATCGCCAACGCGGCGTCGACGCTCAACCCCCTCTACAACAACGTGGACGGGGTCGGCACCCTGATCGGCTACACGATGGACATGGGCTATACGTTCATGCCCGGCACGGAGTTCCTCCCGCAGCTCTACGACCTCAGCTCCGACAACGGTGAGGTCTGGGTCGCGGAGGTCCGTGACAACCTCATGTTCGGCGGCGAGTACGAGCGCCAGGTGACCGCCGAGGACTTCGTCTACCAGGTGCAGGAGATCCACCAGGGCGGCTGGGCCGGGACGCCCGACGCGCCCAACTGGCCCTCCGAGTACAACATCGAACAGACCGGCGAGCTGGAGTTCCAGATCGAGCTCCCCGACGCGAACGTGCTCTACCCCGAGTCGTACGAGCCACTCCTCTACGCGATCCCGAAGGAGATCATGGAGCCGTACGTCGCCGAGGAGGACGCCGAAGGGCTCCAGCAGGACGACGACCTGCTCGAGCTCACGTTCACCGGGAACCTCGGCGCCTACGAGCTCGACGAGTGGGACCGTGGCAGCGCACAGATCTTCTCGCGCAACGACGAGTACTACCTGCGCGATGCGACCGACGTGGATCCGCTGTTCGAGGAAGCGCCGTACTTCGAGGGGATCGAGTCCGAAGTCGTTCAGGAGGAGGCCTCCCGCCTCGGCGCGCTCGAGACGGGCGAGTCCGACGTGGCCGGCCTCCCGCCGAACCGCGTCTCGGAGTTCCAGCAGATGGAGAGCGTCGACGTGAACATCACGCCGACGCCGTTCCAGAGCCTCATCACCTGGAACATGCGTGACAACGGCTGGAACACCGGTCCGGGCAACCTCTTCCGCGAGCAGTCGTTCCGCCAGGGGCTCGCCTGCGCCGTCAGCAAGGACCAGATCGTCGAGGGTATCTACCGTGGCTTCGCCGACCCGGCGTACACGTTCCAGCCCGAGTGGTCCACGTTCTACCCGGAGGACGACTCCGCGATCGAGCAGTTCGGAACCGGCGACCTCTACGGCGGCGAGCCCGCGCGGAGCCGCATCCGCGACGCGATCGAGGACACCGACTACAGCTACGACGGGCAGGGTCGCCTGCTCAACCCCGACGGGGACCAGTGTACGATCACGCTGCACCACTCGGCGTCGTCGAACACCAACCAGTCCCTCGCGGAGTTCATCGCTCAGGAGTACGAGGAGAACGCGGGGATCGTCGTCGAGACGACCGCGACCCAGTCCTCGCAGTTCCTGACCAACTACTTCCAGCAGGAGGCGCCGGAGGGCGAGACCGAGTGGAACGCCGGTCCGTTCAACCGTGGCCCGCGTGACGTGACGAGCGCGGAGTCGTGGGACATGAGCGTCATCTACGGCTACAACACCTACCCGCTCAACCCGACCGTCAGCGACGTGTTCTTCCTGCAGGACGGGAGCACGAACCCGCAGGGGTACTACCCGCAGTGGGACGCGGAGGGCCTGTACCAGCAGGCGAACAACGCGACGAGCCGGGACGAGCTCGCCGACGCGATGAAAGAGATCTTCGTCAATCTCAACCAGGCCCAGCCGATCGGGATGCTGACGTTCAGCGCCGACACGGTCGGGTACGCGGCCGACATCGAAGGTCCCATCGAGGACTTCTTCAGCGGCTGGGACTTCCCGGCCTGGTACCGAGACAACTAG
- a CDS encoding ABC transporter permease, producing the protein MGMEWYIVRRVAWAAIVTFIIVSITWGLLMAAPNPNVQQAVTQAAIGGDDPEEAREAARERLGLDRSPAERYMDYVVGIYTLNWGWSDSRNQPVTAALIESLYYTAQYSVPWTILTILIGPIVGLYSAANQYSWKDHVATGFAFFGYAIPNFFFGIILLLIFGVTLEWIPVIYNTDVPVFSLANVNQLVIPVFVLVTGSIGGIMRVSRNESAEFVNADFVKTARAKGVSTYKIYFQHILRPTMVPLSTTMVSQLLALFTGASLLVEVVFSIPGLGTTLFRAITSQDTSLVLGSTLFFTFVATIGNLLQDLVYTVLDPRISFEDR; encoded by the coding sequence ATGGGAATGGAATGGTACATCGTCCGACGGGTCGCCTGGGCGGCCATCGTGACGTTCATCATCGTCTCGATCACGTGGGGGCTGCTCATGGCGGCCCCGAACCCCAACGTTCAGCAGGCCGTCACACAGGCAGCGATCGGCGGCGACGACCCCGAGGAGGCGAGGGAGGCAGCACGCGAACGGTTGGGCCTCGACCGTTCGCCCGCCGAGCGCTACATGGACTACGTCGTCGGTATCTACACGCTCAACTGGGGGTGGTCAGACAGTCGTAACCAACCAGTAACGGCGGCACTGATCGAGTCGCTCTACTACACCGCCCAGTACTCGGTCCCCTGGACGATCCTGACGATCCTGATCGGGCCGATCGTGGGGCTGTACTCGGCTGCCAACCAGTACAGCTGGAAGGACCACGTCGCGACAGGCTTCGCCTTCTTCGGCTATGCAATCCCGAACTTCTTCTTCGGGATAATCCTGTTACTGATATTCGGGGTGACGTTGGAGTGGATCCCCGTGATATACAACACCGACGTGCCGGTGTTCAGCCTCGCGAACGTGAACCAACTGGTGATACCGGTGTTCGTGCTGGTCACGGGCTCGATCGGCGGGATCATGCGCGTCTCGCGGAACGAGTCCGCGGAGTTCGTCAACGCCGACTTCGTCAAGACCGCGCGGGCGAAGGGGGTCTCGACGTACAAGATCTACTTCCAGCACATCCTCCGGCCGACGATGGTACCGCTGTCGACGACGATGGTAAGCCAGCTGCTGGCGCTGTTCACCGGCGCCTCGCTGCTGGTCGAGGTGGTGTTCAGCATCCCCGGGCTCGGGACGACGCTGTTCCGGGCGATCACCTCACAGGACACGAGCCTCGTGCTCGGCTCGACCCTGTTTTTCACCTTCGTCGCGACCATCGGGAACCTGCTCCAGGACCTGGTGTACACAGTGCTTGACCCGCGGATCAGCTTCGAGGACCGATAA